Proteins from a single region of Dictyostelium discoideum AX4 chromosome 5 chromosome, whole genome shotgun sequence:
- the osbK gene encoding oxysterol binding family protein, member 11, translated as MSNFFKKLVKKDGTPKSSRKSKSESPVGKYDMNGNQVVPDTASSYSDDSNSLSDSYDKRGEPNIGEQIDTLDDYNFGNEIGDAESAPEDKKSLWKKVGGLVGKDPMSLVSLPVYFFEPLTVLECQLEPLRFVELIEKASTCSDSIDRLMYLTAFNIAVFSSYTRTAKPFNPLLGETFEYIDKQGRYKSFCEQVSHHPPIGIAQTTSEIFDLQQESWITTKFWGNSLDVFSHGQNHLYLNSTGEHFTWKVPSAICHNIIFGKMWIEHYGDLIVENHNTGEKAIINFQKSGWFEGTQRKVQGEILDSKGNARVHINGKWDKYVKAKKHSEGPSRKSSGEITLWEATIEPPENFNKWKHGKWIQGLNEMSKEYQAVLPSTDSRVRMDRIYLEREENKLANKEKNKIEEREREKRKTRESRKEIWKPNYFSKREDSKYGYRWDFNGKYWDERDKRVDSVVDKFKNDPNFDSNKIPEYDDSKLNISVKSVRKFSRDFTNSSTPTQLKRSFSKLKLEEQPQSQSLPPMIKEELSSSTVDHEETFYSESNEAKLESIKEDANSHTYIYSSPTIGHSGR; from the exons atgtcaaattttttcaaaaagttAGTTAAAAAGGATGGTACTCCAAAGAGTTCAAGAAAATCCAAATCTGAATCACCTGTTGGTAAATATGATATGAATGGCAACCAAGTTGTACCAGATACTGCAAGTAGCTACAGTGACGATAGTAATTCTCTATCCGACTCATATGATAAAAGAGGTGAACCAAACATTGGAGAACAAATCGATACATTGGATGACTACAATTTTGGTAATGAAATAGGTGATGCCGAATCCGCTCCAGaagataaaaaatcattatggAAAAAAGTTGGTGGTCTAGTTGGAAAGGATCCAATGTCTTTGGTTTCATTACCAGTCTACTTTTTTGAACCATTAACCGTTTTAGAATGTCAATTAGAACCATTACGTTTTgtagaattaattgaaaaagctTCAACTTGTTCTGATTCAATCGATAGATTAATGTATTTAACCGCTTTTAATATTGCTGTATTTAGTTCATATACAAGAACtg caAAACCATTTAATCCATTATTGGGAGAGACATTTGAATATATTGATAAACAAGGTAGATATAAATCATTTTGTGAACAAGTTTCACATCATCCACCAATTGGTATTGCTCAAACTACAAGTGAAATTTTCGATTTACAACAAGAATCATGGATTACTACAAAATTCTGGGGTAATTCATTAGATGTTTTCAGTCATGgtcaaaatcatttatatttaaattctaCTGGTGAACATTTCACTTGGAAGGTTCCATCCGCAATTTGtcataatattatatttggaAAGATGTGGATAGAACACTATGGTGACTTAATAGTAGAGAATCATAACACTGGTGAGAAAGCCATTATAAATTTCCAAAAGTCTGGTTGGTTCGAAGGTACTCAAAGAAAAGTACAAGGTGAAATTCTTGATTCAAAGGGTAATGCACGTGTACATATTAATGGTAAATGGGATAAATATGTCAAAGCAAAGAAACACTCTGAAGGTCCATCTCGTAAGAGTTCTGGTGAGATTACACTTTGGGAAGCTACAATTGAACCACCCGAGAATTTCAATAAATGGAAGCATGGTAAATGGATTCAAGGCTTAAATGAAATGTCTAAAGAATATCAAGCAGTTTTACCCTCCACCGATTCAAGAGTTCGTATGGATAGAATTTACTTGGAGAGAGAAGAGAATAAACTTGCAAATAaagagaaaaataaaattgaagagcgtgaaagagaaaaaagaaagacTAGAGAAAGTAGAAAAGAAATTTGGAAACCAAATTATTTCTCAAAGAGAGAAGATTCAAAATATGGTTATCGTTGGGACTTTAATGGTAAATATTGGGATGAACGTGATAAAAGAGTTGACTCTGTCGTcgataaattcaaaaatgatCCAAACtttgattcaaataaaataccaGAGTATGATGAttctaaattaaatatatccGTAAAGAGTGTCAGAAAATTCAGTAGAGATTTCACAAATTCAAGTACACCAACTCAATTAAAGAGATCTTTTAGTAAGCTAAAACTTGAAGAACAACCACAATCTCAATCTCTCCCACCAATGATCAAAGAAGAATTATCTTCATCAACTGTTGACCATGAAGAAACTTTTTACTCTGAATCAAATGAAGCAAAATTAGAATCTATTAAAGAAGATGCAAATTCTCATACTTATATTTATTCAAGTCCTACAATTGGTCATAGTggtagataa
- a CDS encoding EGF-like domain-containing protein — translation MKQILKSLLIFLIFWINNFCLSQRSYVFLDYTDPSTLNTYPPTSNDDQCKYFIKILVSGQLPPDSLDFDGNNIIYPNIVLASNNETASLFTVSFISEYGNYFISLGVNPWGEISYNYSCIEIDKSKINVETNKLYFSEYTNFASFFKLDGLIYPLELSYDQNLYSISSLGNYYYLVKFKTIAYINSQTNPWRVDILFPGSTMISIFFNDYNESIPEIDSQEIVDIQLRPTNEFYSEMGFQHGPLTTFKSTSKALQTQLFFWDMQGSLHLMAKPLFGIPGNLTYTVLTFPSLQNINYSLSYPNNNNGFTKGFVNSLLTNVIYGGSINDGAATLSHYYDNSSLLNIYSGGYFGLKNYSSKYFYYSFQQRSSEEIGVSLPFPFGFVWGNNSYYHMNVSKLSSLYLADEFTLIFKDPITGQEMKLANIIPVNIVTNYDFPEIINFQTIDIGKFKFIVRINIKSQWGVNFFSIDPIEQIKIIINHEHLISGTIYNGIWEFTLNGLIEQYEKITLVTLCDSFHLFYFGDLFSINYPSETINLPKTKFKNFNYIKDLKNISFFYNNISATNQTISNIMFLNFTNINDYKDQTIGLNLIDSKSLRDLTYDSYFGAGGSLNDAQLKQYYFAEFDSVNNQFQIRFNIPANTIPGRLDFVLSFSNKVHIYSPSLPNSYQLYVYPLNIDIQGPVFTNIIKNPNGNLGWLVTIEDSVNGLDYGVISVYGLIDSSTYNFTIKPSNAVKGDKWKGDYEIYLSNSICITQDYIIKFVQLFDTQGNSATFIKYMDLSDSGPIFFRTITNPFIYFYNDTNINKISITCKNEIFGSNSIPPQLLSFSSSTSQLDVGLINKVDFDFDSFDDLGIKENQFPIVYLSTRKYETIQCISRNTSIFDKSTRFRCSIEIPIGFGYPNGILLSVYGFINNGGYFSGFCSQQLLEMNFSNFISTNGTFTLDQPYIKSSNKISNLGGNLWIFGRGFGVNCTVWVRYIDDIGFNQCVTTTIYSSSILIARIKPTNNSFTIVIKTQSTKSNEFIINPIGFYYNYTAPTSPPLPTNPPKKCLGNPECGGRNNGYCNNGIGCVCYTPWLGEDCTSKVIVIPQPSTNTTNPTTEIPINGGNNTKDNNLYRSLISLVSLRELDFNNKQVKLFNFEKWVYSEINNTTNKYLTTISNKNSVGEIVETNITVVLQWFEKNDTVIFAGQTLRMNPSSIKYTVNITSYSFAQNLNHLQLIMSASLQSSKTDDICSSKLFGNTSDGDNSNFMKLKVNDHSVYGRFIKRAIVDNKIISVDNSILDDSINPDSNSHKSETFIGISIPFYSDSVLVDPDFSLLIDNSPASSNDENSICASSSSKLSKVQIAGIIIGSVGFTAVAIISTIYIIRKRKEQQTIINKMKRVSQSVN, via the exons AtgaaacaaattttaaagtcattattaatatttttaatattttggaTAAACAATTTTTGTTTATCTCAAAGATCCTATGTTTTTTTAGACTATACAGATCCATCTACATTAAATACATATCCTCCAACATCAAATGATGACCAAtgcaaatattttattaaaattttagtaTCAGGACAACTTCCTCCTGACTCATTAGATTTCGAtggaaataatataatatatccAAATATTGTATTAGCCTCAAATAATGAAACAGCTTCTTTATTCACTGTTAGTTTTATTAGTGAATATGggaattattttatatctttAGGTGTAAATCCTTGGGGAGAAATCTCCTATAATTATAGTTGTATag aaattgataaatcaaaaataaatgttgaaacaaataaattatatttttcagAGTATACAAATTTTgcatcattttttaaattagatGGTTTAATATATCCTTTGGAATTATCATATGATCAGaatttatattcaatttcaagtttaggaaattattattatttagttaaATTCAAAACAATTGCATATATTAACTCTCAAACGAATCCATGGAGagttgatattttatttccaGGGTCAACAAtgatatctattttttttaatgattataatg AATCTATACCAGAAATAGATTCTCAAGAGATTGTAGATATTCAGTTACGTCCAACAAATGAATTTTATTCAGAGATGGGTTTTCAACATGGGCCATTAACAACTTTCAAATCAACTTCAAAAGCATTACAAactcaattatttttttgggaTATGCAAGGTTCATTGCACTTAATGGCAAAGCCATTATTTGGTATACCTGGTAATTTAACATACACCGTTTTAACTTTTCCATCTcttcaaaatataaattattcattatcctacccaaataataataatggttttaCAAAAGGTTTTGTTAATTCTCTTTTAACAAATG TTATATATGGAGGTAGTATTAATGATGGCGCTGCAACATTATCCCACTATTATGATAACAGTTCACTGTTAAATATTTACAGTGGAGGttattttggtttaaaaaattatagttctaaatatttttattacagTTTTCAACAACGTTCCTCAGAAGAAATAGGAGTTAGTTTACCATTTCCATTTGGATTTGTGTGGGGTAATAACAGTTATTACCATATGAATGTTTCAAagttatcatcattatattTAGCAGATGAATTtactttgatttttaaagatCCTATTACTGGTCAAGAGATGAAATTAGCCAATATTATACCTGTTAATATag TCACAAATTATGATTTTcctgaaataataaattttcaaacgattgatattggtaaattcaaatttatagtaagaattaatataaaatcacAATGGGGTGTGAATTTCTTTTCTATTGATCCAAttgaacaaattaaaattattataaatcatGAACATTTAATTAGTGGTACAATATATAATGGAATTTGGGAATTTACACTTAATGGGTTGATTGAAcaatatgaaaaaattacATTGGTCACTTTATGTGACAGCtttcatttgttttattttggtGATTTATTCTCAATTAATTATCCATCAGAAACTATAAATTtaccaaaaacaaaatttaaga attTCAATTACATTaaagatttgaaaaatatttctttcttttataataatatttcagcAACAAAtcaaacaatttcaaatattatgtttttaaattttacaaatattaatgattatAAAGATCAAACTATTGGTTTAAATCTAATAGATTCGAAATCTTTAAGAGATTTAACCTATGATAGTTATTTTGGAGCAGGTGGTAGTTTAAATGACGCTCAACtaaaacaatattattttgcAGAGTTTGATTCAGTAAATAATCAATTCCAAATTCGTTTTAATATACCTGCAAATACAATTCCAGGAAGATTAGATTttgtattatcattttcaaacaAAGTTCATATATATAGTCCATCTTTACCAAATAGTTATCAACTATATGTATATCCATTAA atattgataTACAAGGCCCAgtttttacaaatattattaaaaatccaAATGGTAATTTAGGATGGCTTGTTACAATTGAAGACAGTGTCAATGGTTTGGATTATGGTGTAATTTCAGTTTATGGTTTAATTGATAGCTCGACATATAACTTTACAATTAAACCTTCAAATGCGGTTAAAGGTGATAAATGGAAAGGAGATTATGAAATTTATCTTTCAAATTCTATTTGCATTACACAAGATTacataattaaatttgtacAACTTTTTGACACTCAAGGAAATAGTGCTAcctttataaaatatatggATTTATCAGATTCAGGTCCTATATTTTTTAGAACTATTACAAATCCATTCATATATTTTTACAATgatacaaatattaataagaTTTCCATTACttgtaaaaatgaaatttttggTTCAAATTCTATACCACcacaattattatcattttcttccTCAACAAGCCAATTGGATGTTGGATTAATCAATAaagttgattttgattttgattcatttgatgatttaggtattaaagaaaatcaattcCCAATTGTTTATCTTTCAACAAGAAAATATGAAACCATTCAATGTATTTCAAGAAACACttcaatttttgataaatctaCAAGATTTAGatgttcaattgaaattcCAATTGGATTTGGATATCCAAAtggaattttattatcagtgtatggttttataaataatggtGGTTATTTTAGTGGTTTTTGTTCACAACAATTACTTGAAatgaatttttcaaattttatctCAACTAATGGCACATTTACACTTGATCAACCATATATTAAaagttcaaataaaatttcaaatcttGGAGGTAATTTATGGATTTTTGGTAGAGGTTTTGGAGTGAATTGTACTGTTTGGGTAAGATATATTGATGATATTGGTTTTAATCAATGTGTAACAACAACGATTTATTCAagttcaattttaattgcaAGAATTAAACCAACCAATAACTCCTTTACCATTGTAATTAAAACTCAATCTACAAAGTCAAATGAATTCATCATCAATCCAATtggattttattataattatactGCACCTACTTCACCTCCTTTACCTACAAATCCACCAAAGAAATGTTTGGGTAATCCAGAATGTGGTGGAAGAAATAATGGTTATTgtaataatggtattggATGCGTATGCTACACTCCATGGTTAGGTGAAGATTGTACTTCAAAAGTTATTGTTATTCCTCAACcatcaacaaatacaacaaacCCTACAACTGAAATACCAATTAATGGAGGTAATAATACAAAGGATAATAATCTATATAgatcattaatttcattagtATCATTAAGAGAATTagatttcaataataaacaagtaaaattatttaattttgaaaaatggGTATATtcagaaattaataatacaacaaacaaatatttaACTACAAtctcaaataaaaatagtgttGGTGAAATAGTTGAAACTAATATCACAGTAGTATTACAATGGTTTGAAAAGAATGATACAGTAATATTTGCAGGTCAAACATTAAGAATGAAtccatcatcaattaaatatacaGTTAATATTACAAGTTATTCATTCGCTCAAAATCTTAACCATCTTCAATTGATTATGTCTGCATCATTACAATCCTCTAAAACTGATGATATATGctcttcaaaattatttggtaataCTAGCGATGGCGATAATTCAAACTTTATGAAACTAAAAGTAAATGATCATTCAGTATATGGTAGATTTATTAAACGTGCtattgttgataataaaattatctcTGTCGATAATAGTATTTTAGATGATTCAATAAATCCAGATTCAAATTCTCATAAATCTGAAACATTTATTGGTATCTCAATTCCATTTTATAGTGATAGTGTATTGGTTGATCCTGATTTCTCTCTCCTTATCGATAATAGTCCCGCATcttcaaatgatgaaaattcaatttgtgCATCCTCTTcctcaaaattatcaaaagtaCAAATTGCTGGTATTATAATAGGTTCGGTTGGTTTTACTGCTGTGGCCATAATTTCAactatttacattattagaaaaagaaaagaacaACAAACAATTATAAACAAAATGAAGAGAGTTAGCCAATCAGTGAATTAg
- a CDS encoding EGF-like domain-containing protein: MIKNCLIYSFIFSLLYYNYFIFGEILNNQDYNCINNIFQKAGISTENDTTLGYYDFCSTNHIECNGNSVTSITLQQNIEPLYYTDFNCFKNPLYNVNFNGSTISPDLFTTSPGFSYRLQFFSCANIYINQPVPLQTKEIYINNLIEELKTNISFSKIKSLNSFIMYMTNPYVPYNYPYFLNDVDFYIPLNQLVIYSLNVPSFTFLNPSQVEITLGKGFDISSLSNFNDVSHFNNSCSISLKVLEGSISSFPFSKANNLLKSVTIQSYIDKPLNLIDLSNLKITSLIMSNVSNLFNINNEIPFTNFPSTIQTFNFLDGKINSIPKNINVEFISFRNNSMSGPIGKLSQFGSNVKNLFISMNKLSGTIDESFCGLHDYDFSNNSFTSVPKCFSCFFPKDPNYGSELKSKFVTNQFDASQPQDCNVVLNLVLENGLLKLFGDFVGLYRYGFNSQPNNVDWVWKNYTYYIGTPKQGTTIPDLISFKYDFYETNFTLFTSSTPPKIKTVESFPASTTFTFNGEYFNYNISETNVKIGNKICNIISTEFSKIVCSVDELFDSSLKDLITTIQVGNLKQQITVTPYIMNTVIQCNDSCDGVCYTSNGTCASIAFYVSSVVPIQENTEGTVQLYGSFGEIHNDLSITIGGSICNKTYIDAGLINCTLKAVGSGIKLLNVTQNGNSWISKSMFSYLPPNTVKNCPNNCFSNLNQGVCNTSLGQCECFQEYSGIDCSLYRGGNHPETTNDVDENTGKSTLSNKETNYEIDIIQLLEVDINDKIVNNYSLENNWKLKNVTNSKTFFFSQKIQNSNCELISIIDQINSDQRLSFAGVDFYIQSGAIKLTISISNYTYSSSLNTLKLQMKTIANQESTNCNTKSTDIDTSGIVTNSTLNYVTIKKNNKVLVGRFINRVLSDGRSTFITSNVVSTSDKESLILQVNLPHCVSECVIDPDFSLLVSPDYIDNCSTKRKWVIPVAVVVSVVGAAFLIGLSIIIYRKNQIAIRIKLSTIRLSKK, encoded by the exons atgataaagaattgtttaatttattcttttattttttcattactatattataattatttcatatttggagaaattttaaataaccaAGATTATAActgtataaataatatatttcaaAAAGCTGGTATTAGTACCGAAAATGATACCACTTTAGGTTATTACGATTTTTGTAGCACTAATCACATTGAATGTAATGGTAATAGTGTAACTTCAAT aacACTACAACAAAATATTGAACCATTATATTATAcagattttaattgttttaaaaaccCTTTATACAATGTAAATTTTAATGGATCAACTATTTCTCCAGATCTATTCACAACATCTCCAGGGTTTAGTTATAGATTACAATTCTTTTCATGTGCAAACATTTATATTAATCAACCAGTACCTTTAcaaacaaaagaaatttatataaataatttaattgaagaattGAAAACCAATatatctttttcaaaaatcaaatcattGAATTCCTTTATTATGTATATGACAAACCCCTATGTACCATATAATTAtccttattttttaaatgatgtaGATTTTTACATTCCACTAAACCAATTAgttatttattctttaaacGTACCTtcttttacatttttaaatccATCCCAAgt tgAAATTACATTGGGTAAAGGTTTTGATATTTCTTCATTgtctaattttaatgatgtaTCACATTTCAATAATTCATGCTCCATTTCATTAAAAGTTTTGGAGGGATCAATATCAAGCTTCCCATTTTCTAAAGcaaataatcttttaaaatctgT aACAATACAAAGCTATATTGATAAAcctttgaatttaattgatttgagtaacttaaaaattacatcttt aataatgtcaaatgtttcaaatttattcaacATTAACAACGAAATACCATTTACAAATTTTCCTTCAACAATTCAAACATT CAATTTTTTGGATGGAAAGATTAACAGTATTcctaaaaatataaatgtagaatttatttcatttagaAATAATTCAATGAGTGGTccaattggtaaattaaGTCAATTTGGAAGCAATGTAAAAAATTT atttatttcaatgaataaattaaGTGGAACAATTGACGAATCATTTTGTGGCCTTCATGATTATGATTtctcaaataattcatttaccAGTGTTCCCAAATGTTTTAGTTGTTTCTTCCCAAAAGATCCTAATTATGGTTcagaattaaaatcaaaatttgtTACGAATCAATTTGATGCAAGTCAACCTCAAG ACTGTAATGTTGTattaaatttagttttagaaaatggattattaaaattgtttgGAGATTTCGTAGGATTATATAGATATGGATTCAATTCACAACCAAACAATGTGGATTGGGTTTGGAAAAACTATACATATTATATTGGAACACCAAAACAAGGAACAACAATACCAGATCttattagttttaaatatGATTTCTATGAAACAAATTTCACATTATTTACATCATCAACCCcaccaaaaattaaaacagtTGAATCATTTCCTGCTTCAACCACATTTACATTCAATGGTGAATactttaattataatatttcagagacaaatgtaaaaataggtaataaaatttgtaatataATTTCAACAGAATTTTCAAAGATTGTTTGTTCAgttgatgaattatttgattcgtcattaaaagatttaataacAACCATTCAAGTTGGAAATTTGAAACAACAAATAACTGTAACACCCTATATCATGAACACAGTAATTCAATGTAATGATAGTTGTGATGGTGTTTGTTATACTTCCAATGGTACATGTGCTTCAATAGCGTTTTATGTTTCATCAGTTGTTCCAATTCAAGAAAACACCGAAGGAACAGTACAGCTCTATGGATCATTTGGAGAAATTcataatgatttatcaattactATTGGTGGTTCTATATGTAATAAAACATATATTGATGctggtttaattaattgtacATTAAAAGCAGTAGGAAGTGGTATAAAACTATTGAATGTAACTCAAAATGGTAATTCATGGATTAGTAAATCAATGTTTAGCTATTTACCACCAAATACCGTTAAAAATTGCccaaataattgtttttcaaatttaaatcaaggAGTTTGCAACACATCCCTAGGCCAATGTGAATGTTTCCAAGAATATAGTGGAATAGATTGTAGTCTCTATAGAGGTGGAAATCATCCAGAAACAACTAATGATGTAGATGAAAATACTGGTAAATCTACCTTATCAAATAAAGAAACTAATTATGAAATAGATATTATACAATTATTAGAAGTTgatataaatgataaaatcgTTAATAACTATTCTCTTGAAAACaattggaaattaaaaaatgtaacAAATAGTAAAACATTTTTCTTTTcccaaaaaattcaaaattcaaattgtgaattaatttcaataatagaTCAAATTAATAGTGATCAAAGATTATCTTTTGCAGGTGTTGATTTTTATATTCAATCTGGAGCTATTAAATTAACCATTTCAATTAGTAACTATACATATTCAAGCTCTTTAAATACACTAAAACTTCAAATGAAAACAATTGCCAATCAAGAATCCACAAATTGTAATACCAAATCAACAGATATTGATACAAGTGGTATAGTTACAAATTCAACTTTAAATTATGTTACAATCAAAAAGAATAACAAAGTTTTAGTTGGTAGATTTATTAATCGTGTCTTATCAGATGGTAGATCTACATTTATCACTTCAAATGTTGTATCAACAAGTGATAAAGAatctttaatattacaaGTTAATTTACCCCATTGTGTTTCAGAGTGTGTCATAGATCCAg atTTCTCATTACTAGTTAGCCCAGATTACATTGACAATTGTTCAACGAAAAGAAAATGGGTTATACCAGTTGCAGTTGTAGTTAGTGTAGTTGGCGCAGCATTTTTAATTGGACTttcaataattatatatagaAAGAATCAAATAgcaattagaattaaattatcaactattagattatcaaaaaaataa